The Candidatus Eisenbacteria bacterium genome has a segment encoding these proteins:
- the pilM gene encoding pilus assembly protein PilM, which translates to MIRPTIGSRPWVGLDLGTYSVKVVAAYGAVGGPRYRAIEALMPGADQAGPSEETLAHAVSGALEGLGLSPRSARGVSVSVSGPGVIVKQISLPLLDESEVGPALRFEARKHLPFDPQTMVIDFQILGRYPSERRVDLLLAAVPREHLERHLKPLGLLGIEPEVVDAAPLALANAVGKDPDLGE; encoded by the coding sequence ATGATCCGGCCAACGATCGGCTCGCGGCCCTGGGTCGGGCTCGACCTCGGGACCTACAGCGTCAAGGTGGTCGCGGCGTATGGCGCCGTGGGCGGACCTCGCTATCGCGCCATCGAGGCGCTCATGCCCGGAGCCGACCAGGCGGGGCCATCCGAAGAGACCCTGGCGCATGCCGTTTCTGGAGCGCTCGAAGGGCTCGGACTCTCACCGCGCTCGGCGCGCGGCGTCTCCGTCAGCGTTTCCGGACCAGGAGTGATCGTCAAGCAGATCTCGCTGCCTCTTCTCGACGAATCCGAGGTAGGACCCGCGCTTCGATTCGAGGCGCGCAAGCACCTCCCCTTCGACCCGCAGACCATGGTCATCGATTTCCAGATCCTCGGGCGTTATCCCTCCGAACGGAGGGTCGACCTCCTGCTCGCCGCGGTTCCACGCGAACACCTCGAGCGGCACCTCAAGCCGCTAGGCTTGTTGGGCATCGAGCCGGAAGTCGTGGATGCCGCTCCGCTCGCGCTCGCCAACGCCGTGGGCAAGGACCCGGACCTCGGGGAG